A genome region from Meleagris gallopavo isolate NT-WF06-2002-E0010 breed Aviagen turkey brand Nicholas breeding stock chromosome 7, Turkey_5.1, whole genome shotgun sequence includes the following:
- the LOC104911805 gene encoding semaphorin-5B-like isoform X1, which yields MVVSRLKAISLSLPSLFLLAFHLSASQNVPEYSEAEHQQCVRKEHPTIAFEDLKPWVSNFTYPGVHDFSQLALDANRNQLIVGARNYLFRLSLHNVSLIQVCSLFCLFLYLTY from the exons ATGGTTGTTTCAAGATTAAAGGCCATTTCCCTGTCATTGCCaagcctttttcttcttgcttttcatctctcagcatcacagaatgtACCTGAATACTCTGAAGCTGAACATCAGCAGTGTGTCAGGAAAGAACACCCCACAATTGCTTTTGAAG ATCTGAAGCCCTGGGTGTCCAATTTCACCTATCCAGGTGTGCATGATTTTTCTCAGCTCGCCCTGGATGCCAACAGGAACCAGCTCATTGTGGGAGCAAG GAACTACCTCTTCAGACTTAGTCTACACAACGTTTCTCTTATTCAGGTATGTtcattgttttgtcttttcctttatttgacTTACTAA
- the LOC104911805 gene encoding semaphorin-5B-like isoform X2, producing the protein MVVSRLKAISLSLPSLFLLAFHLSASQNVPEYSEAEHQQCVRKEHPTIAFEDLKPWVSNFTYPGVHDFSQLALDANRNQLIVGASRMTSPHHIFA; encoded by the exons ATGGTTGTTTCAAGATTAAAGGCCATTTCCCTGTCATTGCCaagcctttttcttcttgcttttcatctctcagcatcacagaatgtACCTGAATACTCTGAAGCTGAACATCAGCAGTGTGTCAGGAAAGAACACCCCACAATTGCTTTTGAAG ATCTGAAGCCCTGGGTGTCCAATTTCACCTATCCAGGTGTGCATGATTTTTCTCAGCTCGCCCTGGATGCCAACAGGAACCAGCTCATTGTGGGAGCAAG CCGTATGACCTCACCACATCATATCTTCGCTTAG